A genomic region of Anopheles coustani chromosome 3, idAnoCousDA_361_x.2, whole genome shotgun sequence contains the following coding sequences:
- the LOC131259599 gene encoding thiamin pyrophosphokinase 1 → MPNDDFTNGGRVVKYYSWSPGDLIDGNALDDTLAIVLLNRPILLEKQYFTALWNTAKVRVAVDGGTNRWVDFVKDNINQEYQLKPPELVTGDFDSCNQEAMEYVEQLNCTIVKTPDQNATDFTKSLKVLQSHGYDRQVTRVLALCESSGRLDQIMANINTLFLAEAILPGVGVFLRSSNSLSWLLRPGVHTIDIPQRLLMEKIWCSLVPIGQSCQCTTEGLKWNLDGSRPLQFGSIVSTSNTYSKEQVHIVTDGALLWSMGTTPKDM, encoded by the exons ATGCCCAACGATGAC TTTACGAACGGTGGCAGGGTTGTAAAATATTACAGCTGGAGTCCTGGCGACCTGATCGATGGCAACGCGCTGGACGATACCTTGGCGATCGTTCTCCTGAACCGTCCTATCCTTCTGGAGAAGCAATACTTCACTGCGCTATGGAACACTG CCAAAGTGCGTGTAGCGGTTGATGGTGGAACGAACCGCTGGGTTGACTTTGTGAAGGACAACATCAACCAGGAGTACCAACTCAAGCCACCCGAGCTTGTGACAGGGGATTTCGATTCGTGCAATCAGGAGGCCATGGAATACGTTGAGCAGCTCAATTGCACG ATCGTAAAAACGCCCGACCAAAACGCGACCGATTTCACGAAATCGCTCAAGGTGCTGCAGTCACATGGTTACGATCGGCAGGTAACACGCGTCCTGGCGCTGTGCGAATCGTCCGGCCGGCTCGACCAGATAATGGCCAACATTAATACGCTCTTCCTAGCGGAAGCCATCCTTCCCGGGGTCGGTGTGTTCCTGCGCTCCAGCAATTCCCTTTCCTGGCTGCTTCGGCCGGGCGTGCACACTATCGACATTCCCCAGCGGCTCTTGATGGAAAAGATCTGGTGTTCGCTCGTACCGATCGGCCAATCTTGCCAGTGTACGACCGAGGGACTAAAGTGGAACCTGGACGGAAGCCGACCGCTGCAGTTTGGCAGTATCGTGAGCACCTCAAATACTTACTCCAAGGAGCAAGTGCATATTGTGACCGATGGCGCGCTCCTCTGGTCGATGGGAACGACCCCGAAGGACATGTGA
- the LOC131259590 gene encoding asparagine--tRNA ligase, cytoplasmic: protein MENLTLSELYTSEKRGNDETGKGTEQEPFKTILRAMKHAGKEPFPTIYVDSKDEKSESPYEVAAKSQLKKIQKLWVRDNNKGDKQKREEEEKAKNREQNLEEAKKITIQQDPSWPEAKPIKIIHGSKSRDVRVRIYGWVHRLRRQGKGLMFLTLRDGTGFLQCVLTDTLCQTYNALVLSTESSVQLFGTLKEVPAGKTAPGGHEMRVDYWELIGLAPAGGADAILNEEAHPDVQLDNRHIMIRGENTSKVLKMRDVVMQAFRSHYFDRGYTEVTPPTLVQTQVEGGSTLFKLDYFGEEAYLTQSSQLYLETCIPALGDVFCVAQSYRAEQSRTRRHLAEYSHIEGECPFITFDELLDRLEDLIVDVTERVLKSPWGYMVQELNPGFVAPKRPFRRMNYADAITWLKENNVTKEDGSFYEFGEDIPEAPERKMTDTINEPIMLCRFPAEIKSFYMAKCEDDPRLTESVDVLLPNVGEIVGGSMRSFKYDELMDGYKREGIDPKPYYWYVDQRVYGTQPHGGYGLGLERFLCWLLNRYHIREVCLYPRFLERCKP, encoded by the exons ATGGAGAACTTAACTTTAA GTGAACTGTACACTTCCGAAAAACGGGGCAACGATGAAACGGGCAAGGGAACGGAACAGGAACCGTTCAAAACCATCCTGCGGGCAATGAAGCACGCCGGTAAGGAACCGTTCCCGACCATTTACGTCGACAGCAAAGACGAAAAGTCGGAGTCACCGTACGAGGTGGCCGCCAAGTCGCAGCTGAAGAAAATTCAGAAACTCTGGGTACGCGACAACAACAAAGGCGACAAGCAAAAGCGcgaggaagaggagaaggCCAAGAACCGCGAACAGAACCTGGAGGAGGcgaaaaaaatcaccatccAGCAGGATCCATCCTGGCCTGAGGCAAAACCCATTAAAATCATCCATGGCTCCAAGAGCCGCGACGTACGTGTGCGCATTTACGGATGGGTTCATCGGCTGCGAAGGCAGGGTAAGGGCTTGATGTTCCTCACGCTGCGCGACGGGACGGGTTTCCTGCAGTGCGTACTTACGGACACCCTGTGTCAGACGTACAACGCGTTGGTGCTGTCGACAGAATCGTCGGTGCAATTGTTTGGTACGCTGAAGGAAGTACCGGCGGGAAAAACCGCCCCAGGCGGACACGAAATGCGTGTGGACTACTGGGAGCTGATTGGGCTGGCGCCGGCCGGTGGTGCCGATGCCATCCTCAACGAGGAAGCCCACCCGGACGTGCAGCTGGACAACCGGCATATCATGATCCGTGGTGAAAACACGTCCAAGGTGTTGAAGATGCGCGATGTGGTGATGCAGGCATTCCGCTCGCATTACTTTGACCGTGGCTACACGGAAGTCACTCCACCAACGCTCGTCCAAACGCAAGTCGAAGGAGGATCGACGCTGTTCAAACTTGATTACTTCGG TGAGGAAGCTTACCTTACCCAAAGCTCCCAGCTATACCTTGAGACATGCATCCCGGCACTGGGTGATGTGTTTTGCGTGGCGCAAAGTTACCGTGCGGAACAAAGCCGCACACGCCGCCATTTGGCTGAGTACAGCCACATCGAAGGCGAGTGTCCCTTCATCACCTTCGACGAGTTGCTGGATCGTCTCGAGGATTTGATTGTTGACGTTACCGAGCGCGTTCTTAAATCCCCGTGGGGATACATGGTGCAGGAGCTGAACCCGGGCTTCGTCGCACCGAAGCGTCCCTTCCGCCGGATGAACTATGCCGATGCGATCACCTGGCTGAAGGAGAACAACGTAACAAAGGAGGACGGTAGCTTCTACGAGTTCGGTGAGGATATTCCCGAAGCGCCCGAGCGGAAGATGACCGACACGATCAACGAGCCGATCATGCTGTGCCGTTTTCCGGCGGAAATCAAATCCTTCTATATGGCCAAATGCGAGGACGATCCACGCCTGACGGAGAGCGTCGATGTGCTGCTGCCGAATGTGGGTGAAATCGTCGGCGGATCGATGAGGTCGTTCAAGTACGATGAGCTGATGGATGGCTACAAGCGCGAAGGAATCGACCCGAAACCGTACTACTGGTACGTTGATCAGCGTGTGTACGGCACGCAACCGCACGGTGGCTACGGGCTGGGATTGGAGCGGTTCCTCTGCTGGCTGCTCAACCGTTACCATATCCGAGAAGTTTGCCTATATCCTCGGTTCCTCGAGCGATGCAAACCTTAA